From a region of the Nitrospirota bacterium genome:
- a CDS encoding glycosyltransferase family 1 protein — MHVIVCSTDYPPVIGGIAQYTYQIAKALATHDQVKVLTVRTPGWKEFDKGQTFMTVRVPNIPLLREALFLRAILRIHRTEPIDWIVSAVWFPCGLLAHASHNLRGIKYAVAAHGSEIFDDYVTVRRAVKSLCRAWKGYMFRQAAWVLPVSHYTREQLAKAGVVAPMRVLHNGVDTDVFRPAPKSPALMSRLGLGPATTVLLTVGRLDLHKGHDVVLRALPLVREHIPGIAYVIVGAGPERARLGQLVDRLGLTGIVKMVGTVAEADLVDYYNLCDLFIMPSREMPGRLDLVEGFGIVFLEAGACGKPVIGGNSGGMPDAVLDGVTGLLVDPLDVQAIAQAVVRIGQDQEYARRLGRNGRRRCEEELNWASLATKLHQTLSEGTQAVP; from the coding sequence ATGCACGTCATAGTGTGTTCGACAGACTACCCTCCTGTGATCGGGGGCATCGCCCAGTATACCTATCAGATAGCCAAGGCTCTGGCGACGCACGATCAGGTGAAGGTGCTTACGGTGCGGACGCCTGGATGGAAGGAATTTGATAAGGGCCAGACGTTCATGACGGTCCGGGTTCCCAATATTCCGCTTTTGCGGGAAGCTCTTTTTCTGAGAGCGATCCTGCGCATCCACCGCACCGAACCCATCGATTGGATTGTCAGTGCCGTGTGGTTCCCCTGTGGCTTGCTGGCGCATGCGAGCCACAACCTGCGTGGAATCAAATATGCCGTTGCCGCGCATGGATCAGAGATATTTGATGATTATGTGACCGTGCGGCGAGCCGTCAAGAGTCTATGCAGGGCCTGGAAGGGATATATGTTTCGGCAGGCTGCGTGGGTGTTGCCCGTGAGTCATTACACAAGAGAGCAACTTGCCAAGGCCGGCGTGGTGGCGCCCATGAGGGTGCTGCATAACGGAGTGGATACGGACGTCTTTCGCCCTGCTCCGAAAAGCCCGGCGTTGATGAGCCGGCTGGGTCTCGGGCCGGCTACCACCGTCCTGCTCACGGTCGGGCGACTGGATTTGCACAAAGGGCACGATGTCGTGCTTCGTGCGCTTCCCCTGGTGCGCGAACATATTCCAGGGATTGCTTATGTCATTGTTGGGGCGGGGCCGGAACGCGCACGGTTGGGGCAGCTCGTTGATCGTTTGGGCCTGACGGGCATCGTCAAGATGGTCGGCACGGTTGCGGAGGCGGATCTCGTCGACTACTACAATCTGTGCGATCTGTTCATCATGCCAAGCAGGGAAATGCCCGGTCGGCTGGACCTTGTCGAAGGTTTTGGCATCGTGTTTCTGGAAGCGGGGGCGTGCGGCAAGCCCGTCATCGGAGGGAATTCCGGAGGGATGCCGGACGCGGTCCTTGACGGAGTGACAGGGCTCCTGGTTGACCCGCTGGACGTGCAGGCCATCGCGCAGGCTGTGGTGCGTATCGGTCAAGACCAGGAGTATGCCAGGCGGCTTGGGCGAAATGGACGGAGAAGATGCGAGGAGGAACTGAATTGGGCGAGCCTTGCCACGAAGCTTCACCAGACCCTGTCCGAGGGCACGCAGGCCGTCCCGTAG
- a CDS encoding methyltransferase domain-containing protein: MQKRLLNILCCPVCGADLTAVTVDAGPNDSIRNGRLECPCGETFPIIGSVPRLLIGDLRAQALGSVQNQPATGGSCQASVNRSSKDVAARTVLHTQASFGYEWTEFNRYAVDNFSLFIKPLGEGFFAGKLGLDVGCGAGRHAQQAATLGAQIIGMDLSQAVDVAVRRDPEERTTQFVQADIRRAPFRQASFDFIYSLGVLHHLPDPEEGFRGLMPLLKPGAVIFIWVYQRTTRKELLEHARRVTTRLPLWLAKGVAWFATVLDYGVFVNAYRLFRRLAVVEQYAPLRIKEYAGYDFYASYTDWFDRLAAPVSHSYSEEEMLGWFRRAGLAEIETTLVGDSWVWAKGRKAGSCTS, encoded by the coding sequence ATGCAGAAACGACTGTTGAACATTCTCTGTTGTCCTGTCTGCGGCGCCGATTTGACGGCCGTCACTGTTGACGCCGGTCCGAACGACTCGATCAGAAATGGGCGGCTCGAGTGTCCGTGCGGCGAGACGTTTCCTATTATCGGCTCCGTGCCGCGGCTGCTTATCGGCGACTTGCGGGCACAGGCGCTCGGCTCGGTCCAGAACCAGCCGGCCACCGGAGGGTCATGCCAGGCATCGGTCAACCGGTCGAGCAAGGACGTGGCGGCGCGGACGGTGCTTCACACGCAGGCGAGTTTCGGCTATGAGTGGACGGAATTCAACCGGTATGCCGTGGATAATTTCAGCTTGTTCATCAAGCCGTTGGGGGAGGGGTTTTTCGCCGGCAAGCTGGGGTTGGATGTGGGTTGTGGGGCAGGACGTCATGCTCAGCAGGCGGCGACCTTAGGCGCCCAGATTATCGGAATGGATCTGAGCCAGGCCGTTGACGTGGCGGTCCGTCGTGATCCGGAGGAGAGGACGACCCAGTTCGTACAGGCGGATATCCGTCGTGCGCCGTTCCGTCAGGCTTCGTTCGATTTCATCTACAGTCTGGGCGTGCTCCATCATTTGCCGGATCCGGAAGAGGGGTTCCGTGGGCTGATGCCGCTGCTCAAGCCTGGTGCGGTGATCTTCATATGGGTGTACCAACGAACCACACGCAAGGAGCTTCTTGAGCATGCGCGCAGGGTGACGACCCGCCTGCCGCTCTGGCTCGCCAAAGGCGTGGCCTGGTTTGCCACGGTCCTGGATTATGGGGTCTTTGTGAATGCCTATCGCTTGTTCCGGCGCCTCGCGGTGGTTGAACAATACGCGCCCCTGCGGATCAAGGAGTATGCCGGCTATGATTTTTATGCCAGCTATACGGATTGGTTCGACCGGCTTGCGGCTCCGGTCAGCCATTCGTACAGCGAGGAAGAAATGTTGGGTTGGTTTCGGCGGGCGGGACTGGCGGAGATTGAAACCACTCTCGTCGGCGATTCGTGGGTCTGGGCGAAAGGACGCAAGGCAGGGTCATGCACGTCATAG
- a CDS encoding glycosyltransferase family 1 protein, producing the protein MRGGTELGEPCHEASPDPVRGHAGRPVVKVVHCIARLDRGGSAQNTLLTALGHDRTKFEPFVVAGRAGRWDAQGGDQATEANCRRLTEAGIRWMLLPTLTREINPFKDLVTLWRLATLFRLERPAIVHTHTSKAGVLGRLAAWLAGVQVVVHTPHGHVFYGHFGRATSRFFLWIERVLARGTTGLIALTEAERDEHLVLGVGRAEQFSVVPSGIDLGRFRAAAMEGHRARPSWFGCSPEAIVIGSVGWLTEVKGHRFLIEAFAKLKPSHPSLHLVIVGSGGLRDAYLALADRLGVHGSVHLLGDRQDVPECLAGMDLFVLPSLNEGMGRALIEAMAAGLPVVASKVGGVPAIVEDRRTGLLVPAGDAGALASALEELIQKPEWARELGAAASRSIGDRFGAESMVRAIESVYDKAGMAAGQQGMQ; encoded by the coding sequence ATGCGAGGAGGAACTGAATTGGGCGAGCCTTGCCACGAAGCTTCACCAGACCCTGTCCGAGGGCACGCAGGCCGTCCCGTAGTCAAAGTCGTGCACTGCATTGCCAGGCTGGATCGGGGGGGCTCGGCGCAGAACACGCTGCTGACGGCGCTTGGGCACGATCGGACTAAATTCGAGCCGTTCGTGGTGGCGGGGCGCGCCGGACGGTGGGACGCGCAAGGCGGTGATCAAGCGACCGAGGCCAATTGTCGGCGTCTGACCGAGGCCGGCATACGATGGATGCTGTTGCCGACGCTGACGCGCGAGATCAATCCGTTCAAGGATCTGGTAACTCTCTGGCGGCTGGCCACGTTGTTCCGGCTGGAACGGCCGGCGATTGTCCATACCCATACATCCAAAGCCGGCGTGCTGGGCAGACTCGCCGCCTGGTTGGCCGGCGTGCAGGTCGTCGTGCACACGCCCCACGGCCATGTCTTCTACGGCCATTTCGGCCGCGCGACGTCCCGGTTTTTTCTGTGGATCGAGCGGGTGTTGGCGCGAGGCACGACCGGGCTGATTGCTTTGACGGAGGCCGAGCGGGACGAGCATCTCGTCCTCGGTGTCGGCCGCGCGGAGCAGTTTTCCGTCGTGCCCAGCGGAATCGATCTGGGTCGGTTTCGGGCCGCCGCCATGGAGGGGCATCGTGCACGTCCATCCTGGTTTGGCTGTTCCCCAGAAGCCATTGTGATAGGATCGGTCGGCTGGTTGACGGAGGTGAAGGGACACCGGTTTTTGATTGAAGCCTTTGCCAAGCTGAAACCGTCGCATCCGAGCCTGCACCTGGTGATCGTGGGGAGCGGCGGTTTGCGCGACGCCTATCTGGCCCTGGCGGATCGGTTGGGGGTGCACGGCTCGGTGCACTTGCTGGGGGATCGGCAGGATGTGCCGGAATGTCTGGCCGGCATGGACCTGTTCGTGCTTCCTTCGTTGAATGAAGGGATGGGGCGGGCGTTGATCGAAGCCATGGCGGCCGGTCTTCCCGTGGTGGCCAGCAAGGTCGGCGGCGTCCCGGCGATCGTGGAGGATCGTCGTACCGGACTGCTTGTGCCGGCCGGCGATGCCGGGGCTCTGGCATCCGCCTTGGAGGAGCTGATCCAGAAGCCGGAATGGGCCAGAGAGCTTGGCGCGGCAGCCAGTCGGAGCATCGGCGACCGGTTTGGTGCCGAGTCGATGGTGCGCGCCATTGAGTCTGTCTACGACAAGGCCGGCATGGCAGCCGGTCAACAGGGGATGCAATGA